GGCCAACGCCAAGCCGGACGGCTACACGATCGGCATCGTCGGCGGCAGCCACAACATCAACAAGTTCCTGTTCAAGAACCTGGGCTGGGACCCGGAAAAGAGCTTCGAGCCGATTGTCTACACGCACGAGATTCCGCTGGTGTTTGCCGCGTACCCCAAGCTGCCGGTCAAGACCGTGCCGGAACTGGTGACGTGGATGAAGGCCAATCCGGCCGAGGCCAAGGTGGCCACGTCGGGCCGTGGCAGCGCGCAGGAAATGGCCGCCGAGATGTTCCGCATGGTCAGCGGCGCGCCGGTGCTGCTGGTGCCGTACAAGGGCTCGTCGGCCGCGCATCCGGACCTGATCGCGGGCCGCACGGTGCTCTACATCGACACGATCAGCGCCATCCAGGAACAGGTGAAGTCGGGTAACGTGCGGGCGCTGGCGGTGTCCACGCGCAAGCGGTCCAAGGCGCTGCCGAACGTGCCGACGGCCGAGGAACAGGGCCTCAAGGGCTACGACGCCAACACCAATGGCGGCTTCCTGGCGCCGGCCGGCACGCCGAAGGAAATCGTGGCGAAGCTCAATGCCGAGATCAACGCCGCGCTGAAGCTGCCCGAGGTGCGGGCCAAGCTGGAAGCGGCCGGCATCGAGGTACAGGGC
This sequence is a window from Cupriavidus pauculus. Protein-coding genes within it:
- a CDS encoding Bug family tripartite tricarboxylate transporter substrate binding protein, which gives rise to MRIATRPFTTLIATMAGCAAMMVAPGTALAQPNYPARPVTIIVPAPAGGGIDLIARVVGEKLSVKLGQPFVVENRPGASNNLGTAMLANAKPDGYTIGIVGGSHNINKFLFKNLGWDPEKSFEPIVYTHEIPLVFAAYPKLPVKTVPELVTWMKANPAEAKVATSGRGSAQEMAAEMFRMVSGAPVLLVPYKGSSAAHPDLIAGRTVLYIDTISAIQEQVKSGNVRALAVSTRKRSKALPNVPTAEEQGLKGYDANTNGGFLAPAGTPKEIVAKLNAEINAALKLPEVRAKLEAAGIEVQGGTPQEYAALIKSDLAKWGKVVKEAAIQPE